Proteins encoded by one window of Prevotella nigrescens:
- a CDS encoding Fur family transcriptional regulator: MTKDIVKDKVRGILDSYLETNNYRKTTERFAILDAVYDMQRHFSLEELGKKMSKDNFRVSRATLYNTMRLFIELRLVVRHRFIGQTKYEACYNNDDHIHRICTVCGAVKEIESTPITEAIAETKFTRFRKDGFSLYIYGVCSRCQAKLSRERKKVKNKIKTNGNR; this comes from the coding sequence GTGACTAAAGACATAGTCAAAGATAAAGTCAGAGGCATACTCGACAGCTATCTTGAGACAAACAACTACAGAAAGACTACGGAAAGATTTGCCATTCTTGATGCGGTCTACGATATGCAAAGACACTTTTCACTCGAAGAGTTAGGAAAGAAGATGTCTAAAGATAACTTTAGGGTTTCGCGCGCAACACTCTACAACACCATGCGGCTCTTTATAGAGTTGCGTTTGGTTGTGCGTCATCGCTTTATAGGGCAGACCAAATATGAGGCTTGCTACAATAACGACGACCACATTCATCGAATATGTACCGTTTGTGGTGCTGTAAAGGAGATAGAATCGACACCGATAACGGAGGCTATTGCCGAAACAAAGTTTACACGTTTTCGCAAGGACGGCTTCTCCTTATATATATATGGCGTCTGCTCACGTTGTCAGGCAAAGCTCTCACGCGAACGTAAAAAAGTAAAAAACAAGATAAAAACTAATGGAAACAGGTAA
- the nhaD gene encoding sodium:proton antiporter NhaD has translation MSTLTIAIIVVFVLGYAMIAMESLVKIDKAAIALLMFVFCWTLYMFDPAPFVQLMHAGNVSEWTGHVTGFVNKLIIDHLGDTSTTLFFLMGAMTIVEIVDQNGGFNWVKGVMRTKSKRALLWRIAFMTFFLSAILDNLTTSIVMIMILRKLISDKQDRMVYAALVIVAANSGGAFSPIGDVTTIMLWNAGTITAAGVISEIFIPSVVSMIIPAFILQYMLKGELSLPANSEAGTSEVGEFGSKERKIVFIVGVGGLCCVPIFKSITHLPPFVGIMLVLGLLWTVTELFYRHLHRVKGDGVSFAKRVTSLLSRIDMSTILFFLGILMAVACLEEIGVLMNLGKSLNVVFDGNHYAVTGIIGVLSSIVDNVPLVAGSMGMYPIQAMGDMAVDGIFWQLLAYCAGVGGSMLIIGSAAGVVVMGLEKITFGWYMKKITWIAFVGYIAGILSYYLIRTFIFKTPL, from the coding sequence ATGTCTACTTTAACAATCGCGATTATTGTCGTCTTTGTTCTTGGCTATGCAATGATAGCCATGGAAAGCTTAGTGAAAATAGATAAAGCTGCCATAGCTTTGTTGATGTTTGTATTTTGTTGGACGCTATACATGTTCGATCCTGCTCCATTCGTCCAATTGATGCATGCTGGCAATGTCTCGGAATGGACAGGACACGTAACAGGCTTTGTCAATAAACTCATCATAGACCATTTAGGAGATACTTCCACAACTCTGTTCTTCTTGATGGGGGCAATGACGATTGTTGAAATTGTTGACCAGAATGGCGGTTTCAATTGGGTAAAAGGGGTTATGCGAACAAAGTCTAAACGGGCATTGTTGTGGCGCATAGCCTTCATGACTTTCTTCTTGTCTGCAATTTTAGACAACCTCACCACGAGTATCGTCATGATAATGATACTTCGTAAACTCATTTCAGACAAACAAGACAGAATGGTTTATGCAGCACTGGTCATTGTAGCTGCCAATTCTGGAGGTGCATTCTCTCCAATTGGAGACGTTACAACTATTATGTTGTGGAATGCAGGCACGATAACTGCAGCGGGAGTTATCAGTGAAATATTTATACCATCTGTTGTTTCCATGATAATTCCTGCATTTATTCTGCAATACATGCTAAAGGGCGAGCTGTCCCTTCCAGCTAATTCAGAAGCGGGAACTTCGGAAGTCGGAGAGTTTGGAAGCAAAGAACGAAAGATTGTATTCATAGTTGGAGTTGGTGGCTTGTGCTGTGTTCCCATCTTTAAATCAATTACTCATCTTCCTCCATTTGTAGGGATTATGCTTGTCTTGGGATTATTGTGGACCGTAACCGAATTGTTTTACAGACATTTACATCGTGTAAAGGGCGACGGCGTAAGTTTTGCAAAACGAGTAACAAGCCTTCTTTCTCGTATAGATATGTCGACTATTCTTTTCTTCCTTGGAATTCTGATGGCAGTTGCATGTCTGGAAGAGATTGGCGTGCTGATGAATCTTGGCAAGTCGTTGAATGTAGTATTCGATGGAAATCATTATGCCGTAACAGGGATTATAGGTGTGCTGTCGTCTATAGTGGATAATGTACCTTTAGTTGCAGGAAGTATGGGAATGTACCCAATTCAAGCTATGGGCGACATGGCGGTTGATGGAATATTCTGGCAGTTGCTTGCATATTGTGCTGGTGTTGGAGGCTCGATGCTTATTATCGGCAGTGCAGCAGGTGTCGTAGTTATGGGATTAGAGAAAATAACCTTTGGCTGGTACATGAAGAAGATCACCTGGATAGCCTTTGTTGGTTATATAGCAGGTATTCTTTCTTACTATCTTATTCGTACATTCATATTCAAGACTCCATTGTAA
- a CDS encoding (deoxy)nucleoside triphosphate pyrophosphohydrolase: protein MEKRTIKVVCAVIHKEDKFLCTQRLRTGPTYIAEHWEFPGGKVKSDENEYDALRREIKEEMDWNIYVGGKLGSITYEYPDFNIILTAYDCMARDYNFKLFVHLDAKWLGIEEFDSLEWTAADKKLIKKIWK from the coding sequence ATGGAAAAAAGAACTATAAAAGTTGTTTGTGCAGTTATTCATAAAGAAGACAAGTTTCTTTGCACGCAACGACTAAGAACCGGTCCGACTTATATTGCCGAACATTGGGAATTTCCCGGTGGAAAAGTAAAGTCCGATGAGAATGAATACGATGCACTGCGTAGGGAAATAAAAGAAGAAATGGACTGGAACATATACGTTGGTGGTAAATTAGGAAGCATAACCTACGAATATCCTGATTTCAATATTATTCTTACGGCTTACGATTGCATGGCACGCGATTACAACTTTAAACTCTTTGTTCATCTCGATGCAAAGTGGCTGGGAATAGAAGAATTCGATTCTTTGGAATGGACAGCTGCCGATAAAAAACTTATAAAGAAGATATGGAAATAA
- the ligA gene encoding NAD-dependent DNA ligase LigA, with amino-acid sequence MQEDKLAIMRELVDKLNQASDTYYNGQAEIMSDHEWDATFDELKRMEEETGTTLPDSPTINVSADNIAGEKEEHEYPALSLAKTKSVADLAKWAEGKPIWLSWKLDGLTLVVTYDNGRLSKVVTRGDGHIGTNITHLAGAIEGILPRIKNTGHIVIRGEAIISYTDFNVFNMEMGEEYANPRNLASGSLTLKNVEEVKSRHIHWIPFTLVHTDEDIVSWGSRMGFLENLGFKTVEHEQVSNPTIENLEKVIQEWTHKLNTFDYPVDGLVISYDDTIYAASGNITGHHATRAGYAFKWKDESATTELEYIEWSCAASTISPVAVFKPVSLEGTTVKRASLCNISECERLGIGGEGTKIEVIKSNKIIPKVINVIETIGLFAIPHTCPVCKADTEIIESESSATKTLHCTNPDCTAKQLKKFARFVSKEGVNIDGLSEQTVQKFINLGWVKEYAGLFHLNEHAEELRTMEGFGNKSVSNLLKSIEKARTVEAKNFLYALFIPLVGQDVCTRLLSAYPLTELIKIAQTTTDFTVFSTISGIGPEKSTSFVKWFQNQKNKETVEHLLVELQIKEAVPNQKGTLCNGLTFVITGDVHHYKNRNELKGYIESQGGKVTGSVSKSTSYLINNDINSTSGKNQKARQLGIDIISEDDFISKFTNR; translated from the coding sequence ATGCAAGAAGACAAATTAGCTATAATGCGTGAGCTTGTTGATAAACTCAATCAGGCTTCAGATACATATTATAATGGTCAGGCTGAAATAATGTCGGATCACGAATGGGACGCTACTTTCGACGAACTTAAACGTATGGAAGAAGAAACCGGCACTACCCTGCCCGATTCGCCTACCATTAATGTAAGTGCCGACAACATTGCAGGCGAAAAAGAAGAGCACGAATATCCGGCTCTTTCACTTGCAAAGACAAAAAGCGTAGCCGATCTCGCAAAATGGGCAGAAGGAAAACCTATTTGGCTTTCATGGAAATTAGACGGTCTGACCTTGGTTGTTACCTACGATAATGGTAGATTATCGAAAGTCGTAACACGCGGCGATGGTCATATCGGCACCAATATTACACATTTAGCAGGTGCAATTGAAGGCATTCTGCCGAGAATAAAGAACACAGGACATATTGTCATACGTGGCGAGGCTATTATAAGCTACACCGATTTCAATGTGTTTAACATGGAAATGGGCGAAGAATATGCTAATCCGCGCAACCTCGCTTCGGGTTCATTGACATTAAAGAATGTAGAAGAAGTAAAATCACGACACATTCATTGGATACCTTTTACATTGGTTCATACCGATGAGGATATTGTATCGTGGGGAAGCAGAATGGGTTTCTTAGAAAACTTAGGCTTTAAAACCGTAGAGCACGAACAAGTATCCAACCCCACTATAGAAAACTTAGAAAAGGTAATTCAAGAGTGGACACATAAGCTAAACACTTTCGACTATCCCGTTGATGGTTTGGTTATCTCGTACGACGACACTATTTATGCTGCTTCTGGCAATATTACAGGACACCATGCAACGCGTGCTGGCTATGCTTTTAAATGGAAAGATGAAAGTGCAACAACCGAATTGGAATATATTGAATGGTCGTGTGCTGCTTCTACAATTTCGCCCGTTGCAGTTTTCAAACCTGTAAGCTTGGAAGGAACAACCGTCAAACGGGCAAGTCTTTGCAATATATCAGAATGCGAACGTCTCGGAATAGGTGGCGAAGGTACAAAAATAGAAGTAATAAAATCTAATAAGATTATTCCAAAAGTCATCAACGTCATTGAAACCATTGGTTTGTTCGCCATTCCACATACTTGTCCAGTATGCAAAGCCGACACAGAAATAATAGAAAGTGAAAGCAGTGCTACCAAGACTTTGCATTGCACCAACCCAGACTGCACTGCAAAACAACTAAAGAAATTTGCACGCTTTGTTTCGAAAGAAGGTGTAAATATCGATGGACTTTCCGAACAAACCGTACAAAAGTTCATTAATCTTGGTTGGGTAAAAGAATATGCCGGCCTTTTCCACTTAAATGAACATGCCGAAGAGCTCCGCACAATGGAAGGATTTGGCAATAAGAGCGTGTCGAACTTGCTGAAGTCGATAGAGAAAGCAAGAACGGTTGAAGCTAAAAACTTTCTATATGCCTTGTTTATTCCACTCGTTGGACAAGATGTTTGCACACGTTTACTTTCGGCATATCCACTGACCGAACTCATCAAGATAGCACAAACCACAACCGATTTCACCGTATTCTCTACCATTTCGGGTATTGGACCAGAGAAAAGTACAAGTTTTGTGAAATGGTTCCAGAACCAAAAGAATAAAGAAACAGTGGAACATCTGCTCGTAGAACTCCAGATTAAAGAAGCTGTACCAAACCAGAAGGGAACTCTTTGCAACGGATTGACCTTCGTTATCACAGGCGATGTGCACCATTACAAGAACCGAAACGAGCTGAAGGGCTATATAGAAAGTCAAGGCGGAAAAGTTACAGGCAGCGTATCGAAATCAACAAGCTACCTTATTAACAACGATATAAACAGTACGTCGGGCAAGAACCAAAAGGCACGACAACTTGGAATAGACATTATTTCGGAAGACGATTTTATCAGCAAATTCACTAACAGATAG
- a CDS encoding tryptophanase: MEIPFAESWKIKMIESIKKSTREEREQWLKEAHYNVFQLKAEQVYIDLLTDSGTGAMSDKQWAAMMLGDESYAGATSFYKFEETVRRILGMKYVIPTHQGRAAENVLFSHLVKAGNVIPGNAHFDTTKGHIESRKAHAIDVTTDDAKDTQKEVPFKGNVCLKKLEKVLQENKGNVPFMVLTVTNNTVGGQPVSMKNIKETCALCHKYGVPVVMDSARFAENAYFIKMREEGYADKTIKEIVLEMYKDADAATMSAKKDGVVNMGGFIATNNKDWFEGAKMFCIPMEGYVTYGGMSGRDLNALAQGLEENTEFDMLQTRIHQVEYLAKKLDEYGIPYQRPAGGHAIFVDASKVLTHVPKEEFPAQTLTCELYLEAGIRGVEVGYMLADRDPETGENRFGGLDLLRLAIPRRVYTDNHMNVVAAALKNVFDRRESITRGVAIEWEAPLMRHFTVQLKRLK, translated from the coding sequence ATGGAAATACCATTTGCCGAATCTTGGAAAATCAAGATGATCGAATCGATTAAGAAAAGTACGCGTGAAGAAAGGGAACAATGGCTAAAAGAAGCACACTACAATGTGTTCCAGCTGAAGGCAGAGCAAGTTTACATTGATTTACTTACCGATAGTGGTACAGGTGCAATGTCCGACAAGCAATGGGCTGCCATGATGTTGGGCGATGAAAGCTATGCAGGAGCCACGTCGTTCTATAAATTCGAAGAAACAGTACGAAGAATCCTTGGAATGAAATATGTTATTCCAACCCATCAAGGACGTGCTGCCGAGAATGTTCTCTTCTCGCATCTTGTAAAAGCAGGCAACGTTATCCCTGGAAATGCACACTTCGATACGACAAAGGGGCATATAGAAAGCAGAAAGGCACATGCAATCGACGTTACAACTGATGATGCAAAAGATACTCAGAAAGAAGTTCCTTTTAAAGGTAACGTCTGTTTGAAGAAACTTGAGAAAGTTTTGCAAGAGAATAAAGGCAATGTCCCATTTATGGTGCTCACTGTTACCAATAACACAGTGGGAGGTCAGCCTGTCAGTATGAAGAATATAAAAGAAACCTGCGCACTCTGTCATAAATACGGCGTACCCGTTGTCATGGATTCCGCTCGATTTGCAGAAAATGCTTATTTCATAAAGATGCGTGAAGAAGGCTATGCCGATAAGACCATCAAAGAGATTGTACTCGAGATGTACAAAGATGCTGATGCTGCTACAATGTCTGCAAAGAAAGATGGCGTAGTAAATATGGGAGGCTTTATTGCTACCAATAACAAAGATTGGTTCGAAGGAGCAAAAATGTTCTGTATCCCAATGGAAGGTTATGTTACTTATGGCGGAATGAGTGGGCGCGATCTTAATGCGTTAGCACAAGGATTAGAAGAAAATACGGAGTTCGACATGCTTCAGACACGTATCCACCAAGTAGAATATTTGGCAAAGAAACTCGATGAATATGGAATTCCTTACCAGCGTCCTGCCGGAGGGCATGCTATCTTTGTAGATGCAAGCAAAGTTCTCACTCACGTTCCAAAAGAAGAATTTCCGGCACAGACATTAACCTGCGAACTTTATCTTGAAGCAGGTATTCGTGGCGTGGAAGTTGGCTATATGCTTGCAGACCGTGACCCTGAAACTGGTGAGAACCGTTTTGGCGGACTCGATCTTCTCCGTTTGGCAATTCCTCGTCGTGTATATACCGACAACCACATGAACGTTGTAGCTGCTGCCTTAAAGAACGTATTCGACCGTAGGGAAAGCATTACCCGTGGTGTCGCAATAGAATGGGAAGCCCCGTTAATGAGGCACTTTACCGTTCAGTTGAAACGCCTGAAGTAA
- a CDS encoding TonB-dependent receptor produces the protein MRKTYKFVLTLFAIVYALNVSAQISVEINVKNANNEQLVGSEISVTAGDSTISFAIMSNPNYTMKLPSAGSYEISVAHLGYAPFNLNKYFSKDSTLSVVLEPCAVDLEGVVVQGKGPRKITATGEVFHLSQKAKKSGDPFRALSEIPLLNVDIINQKVTTNAGDPLLVLVDGHLQNSGISPIDPKFIENVEISEVVSARYLKMGVKKIINIRLKKNRPLYAYTDIRTRHDIPLREGFGGANFEFGKKKFAVSGSVFYNYLHKDKSDFEREEQSPSVSRILKGEKIDGKHAWESSVMAKWVPNNADYFSFAIKTLAQNSSISRNLEGQYIKNQSFQLNSDFQNRDKTDGVLGGIYHEHTFKNESVLTTFFQYNYCISKINETLNENFNNTYQETNYGEKTARNQYTLSVDFDTQEKSFGDINIGNELEYTLDKNKDVLAIPPVSVNVTRWSNYTYLGYTNSWKKLFYMASIGLEHLGVKVLEHTHTCWRPRISTSFSLQLPRRQSLRLAYNLDNSLPSSDMLFTFDNTLNPMLHLEGNPYLIPEQKHSLSLYYNKDFKNVRATIYALHKQEVNIIEPYIYSNGQIQIQSYKNNGTYKESRIGASARYGGKDLTLFLAASHEWKNFNGQGVKTSVGINGYVRWDFGNFFIYSRLGWKNRDYTPISTIKYENPIEAHIQIAWQATKQVYVSVGLPYFWGKKSQITTIDQSVYKSWQRDCFRSMSLRPWILISWTLRKNAKEAIPNKMPDL, from the coding sequence ATGAGAAAGACTTATAAATTTGTGCTGACGCTTTTTGCCATAGTTTATGCACTCAATGTTTCAGCGCAAATTAGTGTAGAGATAAATGTGAAAAATGCTAACAACGAACAACTTGTTGGGTCGGAAATCTCTGTAACTGCAGGCGATTCTACCATATCGTTCGCCATCATGTCTAATCCTAACTATACCATGAAATTACCGTCTGCCGGTTCTTACGAAATATCTGTTGCACATTTGGGGTATGCCCCTTTCAACCTAAACAAGTATTTTTCTAAAGACAGTACTTTGTCGGTAGTATTGGAACCTTGTGCTGTAGATTTAGAGGGGGTAGTTGTTCAAGGAAAAGGACCAAGAAAAATAACCGCTACAGGAGAAGTTTTCCACCTTTCACAAAAAGCTAAAAAAAGTGGTGATCCTTTCCGGGCACTTTCCGAAATACCATTGCTAAATGTAGATATAATTAACCAGAAAGTTACAACAAATGCCGGCGACCCGTTATTGGTCTTAGTAGATGGACACCTGCAAAATTCGGGAATAAGCCCTATAGACCCTAAATTTATAGAGAACGTAGAAATATCCGAAGTTGTAAGTGCAAGATATTTAAAAATGGGCGTGAAGAAAATTATCAATATCAGACTGAAAAAAAACCGTCCACTCTATGCTTATACAGACATACGCACACGGCATGACATTCCTTTACGCGAGGGTTTTGGTGGAGCTAATTTTGAATTTGGAAAAAAGAAATTTGCCGTTTCCGGTTCGGTTTTCTACAATTATCTCCATAAAGACAAATCAGATTTTGAAAGAGAAGAACAATCTCCAAGTGTTTCGCGCATCTTGAAAGGAGAAAAGATAGATGGAAAACATGCATGGGAGAGCAGCGTTATGGCAAAATGGGTTCCAAATAATGCCGATTACTTTTCGTTTGCCATAAAAACGCTCGCACAGAATAGCAGCATTTCCAGAAATTTGGAAGGACAATATATTAAAAACCAGAGTTTCCAACTTAATTCTGACTTCCAAAACAGAGACAAGACAGATGGGGTTCTGGGTGGTATTTACCATGAACACACTTTTAAAAACGAAAGTGTGCTCACCACGTTCTTTCAATATAACTACTGTATTTCTAAAATAAACGAAACACTGAACGAAAACTTTAATAATACTTACCAAGAAACAAATTATGGAGAAAAGACTGCAAGAAACCAATATACACTATCGGTGGACTTTGACACACAAGAGAAATCGTTTGGTGATATAAATATAGGTAACGAACTTGAATATACTCTCGACAAGAATAAAGACGTCTTGGCTATACCACCTGTCTCTGTCAATGTTACCAGATGGAGCAACTACACATATTTAGGCTACACCAATAGCTGGAAGAAATTATTCTATATGGCATCTATAGGTCTGGAGCATTTAGGCGTGAAAGTATTAGAACATACCCACACTTGTTGGCGTCCACGTATATCAACAAGTTTCTCTTTACAATTACCACGTCGACAATCGCTGCGTTTAGCTTACAATTTAGACAACAGTTTGCCTTCGTCAGATATGCTTTTTACCTTCGATAATACTTTAAATCCGATGTTGCATTTAGAAGGCAATCCATATCTCATACCCGAACAGAAGCATAGTCTGAGTTTGTACTACAACAAAGACTTTAAAAACGTCAGAGCCACAATATATGCTTTGCACAAACAAGAGGTAAATATTATAGAACCATATATTTATAGCAACGGTCAGATACAAATACAGTCTTACAAAAACAACGGAACTTACAAAGAAAGTAGAATTGGTGCAAGTGCGCGATATGGCGGAAAAGACCTTACACTATTCTTAGCCGCATCGCATGAATGGAAGAACTTTAACGGTCAAGGTGTAAAAACTTCTGTTGGCATAAATGGATATGTACGTTGGGATTTCGGCAATTTCTTTATTTACTCGCGTCTTGGGTGGAAAAATCGAGATTACACCCCTATTTCAACCATAAAATACGAAAATCCGATAGAAGCACACATACAAATAGCTTGGCAAGCCACAAAACAAGTATATGTATCTGTAGGATTGCCTTACTTCTGGGGAAAGAAAAGTCAGATTACCACAATAGACCAATCTGTTTACAAAAGCTGGCAACGCGATTGTTTCAGAAGTATGAGTTTACGCCCATGGATATTAATTTCATGGACTTTAAGAAAAAATGCAAAAGAAGCTATTCCGAATAAAATGCCCGATCTATAA
- the pyk gene encoding pyruvate kinase has translation MKQTKIVCSISDFRCEVDFLRKLFFSGMNVVRMNTAHAPADGIKKIVKNTRAVSPHIALLIDTKGPEVRTTSVAEPITYKTGEIIKIFGRPDVESTHDLINLSYKDIASDVKVGDHLLFDDGAIDMEIIESDGPMLAAKVMNDGVLGARKSVNVPGVHIDLPALTEKDIANIKLAINLDIDFIAHSFVRSAADVKAVQDILDEHNSDIKIISKIENQEGVDNIDEIIDASYGIMIARGDLGIEVPIEQIPGIQRSIIRKCIAKRKPVIVATQMLHTMINNPRPTRAEVTDIANAIYGYTDALMLSGETANGKYPIEACRTMATIAERAEKDAHREGFLKIPLNDDMGQREFLAKCAIEATEHLGVKGIITDGDTGKTARNLAAFRGPNPVLAICYHDKLQRWLNLSYGLIPIYQQEKKSKHELFKAALRMLRQRKYIAPNDKIAYISGRMGKGGVTTFLEINTVNAVFDDSYNSHIDSRKNI, from the coding sequence ATGAAACAAACGAAAATAGTATGTTCTATCAGCGATTTTAGATGTGAGGTCGATTTTCTACGTAAACTATTCTTCTCGGGAATGAATGTTGTTCGTATGAATACAGCCCATGCACCGGCAGACGGTATAAAGAAAATCGTAAAAAATACGCGCGCAGTTTCACCTCACATAGCCTTGCTTATCGATACGAAAGGTCCAGAAGTAAGAACAACAAGTGTAGCTGAACCTATAACCTACAAAACAGGAGAAATAATAAAGATATTCGGACGCCCGGATGTGGAATCTACTCATGATCTTATAAATCTTTCCTATAAAGATATAGCGAGCGACGTTAAAGTTGGCGACCACCTATTGTTCGACGATGGTGCAATAGATATGGAAATTATTGAAAGCGATGGACCAATGCTTGCCGCAAAAGTGATGAACGATGGGGTGTTAGGCGCACGGAAAAGCGTAAATGTGCCAGGCGTCCATATCGATTTGCCAGCTTTGACCGAAAAAGACATTGCAAACATAAAGTTAGCCATCAACCTCGACATAGATTTCATCGCCCACTCTTTTGTTCGTTCTGCAGCCGATGTTAAAGCAGTCCAAGATATTTTAGACGAACACAATTCGGATATAAAAATAATTTCGAAGATAGAAAATCAAGAAGGTGTTGATAATATCGATGAAATTATAGATGCATCGTACGGAATAATGATTGCACGAGGAGATTTAGGAATAGAAGTCCCAATAGAACAAATTCCTGGTATTCAACGCAGCATAATCAGAAAATGTATTGCAAAGCGCAAACCCGTAATTGTTGCGACACAAATGCTTCACACAATGATAAACAACCCGCGTCCTACCCGCGCAGAAGTAACCGATATTGCAAATGCTATTTATGGTTACACCGATGCATTGATGTTGAGTGGCGAAACTGCGAACGGAAAATATCCAATTGAAGCTTGCCGCACAATGGCAACTATTGCCGAACGCGCAGAGAAAGACGCACATCGTGAAGGATTTTTGAAGATTCCATTGAACGATGATATGGGACAACGAGAGTTTTTAGCCAAATGTGCTATTGAAGCAACCGAACATCTGGGAGTAAAAGGCATTATAACAGATGGCGACACTGGTAAAACAGCACGTAATTTAGCAGCTTTTCGTGGTCCGAATCCTGTATTGGCAATTTGTTATCACGATAAATTGCAACGTTGGTTGAATCTCAGCTATGGACTAATCCCAATATATCAACAAGAGAAAAAGTCGAAACACGAACTTTTCAAAGCAGCTTTACGAATGTTACGTCAAAGAAAATACATAGCACCTAACGATAAAATAGCTTATATTTCAGGGAGAATGGGCAAAGGTGGTGTTACCACTTTCTTGGAAATTAATACAGTAAATGCAGTTTTCGACGATTCTTATAATTCACATATAGATAGCAG
- a CDS encoding B3/4 domain-containing protein: MEIIVSNEIENVCPNFIGACVEAKVKNSQYCQDLWNEINTLGEEFKNKLTIETLKEISGIAATRRIYRICGKDPSRYRPAAEALIRRILQGKTLYQIDTLVDLINLASMKYGYSLGGFDADKFVGNTLELGIGKEGEPYEGIGRGMINIQGLPVYRDGIGGVGTPTSDNERTKITINTNHLLVLINGYDGNEALVRQNAEFVQQLIKRFCESDGGSYFIYK, from the coding sequence ATGGAAATAATAGTAAGCAACGAAATAGAGAATGTATGTCCCAATTTTATTGGTGCTTGTGTTGAAGCAAAAGTGAAAAACTCGCAATATTGTCAGGATCTTTGGAACGAAATAAATACGCTTGGAGAGGAATTTAAAAACAAACTTACCATTGAAACACTAAAAGAAATATCGGGTATTGCTGCTACTCGTCGCATTTATCGCATTTGTGGTAAAGACCCTTCACGCTATCGCCCGGCTGCCGAAGCTTTAATCAGACGTATCTTGCAAGGAAAGACTCTTTACCAGATAGATACATTAGTAGATCTTATCAATCTTGCTTCTATGAAATATGGCTACAGTCTTGGCGGTTTTGATGCTGACAAGTTCGTTGGAAATACGCTCGAATTGGGCATTGGAAAAGAAGGAGAACCTTATGAGGGCATTGGTCGTGGAATGATAAATATTCAAGGATTGCCTGTATATCGAGACGGAATTGGCGGTGTAGGAACTCCAACTTCTGATAATGAACGTACAAAGATAACCATCAACACCAATCACCTGTTGGTTCTAATTAACGGATATGACGGGAATGAAGCATTGGTAAGACAAAATGCAGAATTCGTTCAACAACTTATAAAAAGATTTTGCGAGAGCGACGGTGGCTCTTACTTTATATATAAATGA